TTGATCTTCTTGAGCTCGTCCTGCTCATATTCGCTTTTGGTCTGCAAATAGTCCTTCATCCATGTTTTTTCCTTGGAAGAACGGGCAGACTCCGCTTCACCGAAAAGCGTCTTTATGAAAACACCGAGGTCCTGACTCATGCTGCCGCCTTCGCAGCATTGCGCGGTCTGGAGGAGAACCACCAGCCAACAGCTGCGCTGGACATGAAAACGGTATTGGTCACGATATAGCGGACCATTTCATTGGCTGTGTTCGGATCAACCAGCACATTGTTATCGGAAAGATAGCCGGTGAAATGCTGATAGGTGGACCATGTGATCCAGCACAGAAACACGGTCATGACAGGCCGGGTAATGCCGCGCACAAAGTCGGCAACCACCAGCAGGAAATCAGCCCAGCTCTTATCCCTGCCACGTGAATAAGTGGCAGCGTCATGCGCCAGCGAGGCCTGATAATTCTGGCCGTCAATGATCGTTTCAGTCATGGCCCGGTCTTCGCGGGCCTGCTGGACCTTTACATCACCTTCAGCGCGCAGCCGTTCAATTTCCTTGTCGGCCATGACCATCTCCTGCTCATGCATCAGGGCCAAAGTCTTGCGCTTCTGCCATTCACTGATCCAGCTGGAGATTCCACCAAAGATATTCTGAAAAATAGTAGCCACGCCCCCGGTCCCGATACCGAGCAATGAGGAACCGATAATATCAAACATCGAAGCATCAGCCATGATGCGCCTCCCTGATGTCGAGCAAAAGATTGCGGCCCAGTGTGGCCTTTAGAAATTTGCGGAAAGTTCGTTTTGAATTGCCCACGGCCAGCTGGCCCCAGATCTCGCAAACAGAAGAACCGAGCAGTACACAACCGAGGGAATGGGATTTGAAACCAAGGGATTTATCGCCGGCCACGTTGCCCCAGTGAATCTGAACGGCTGAACGGTCCGGCACATCTTTGAATTGATAAACAAAGCTGTTCCAGTGATTGGACCAGCGGGGAAAGAGAAGATAGGTGTCCACCGGAACGCAGGAAATATCAGTCTGGTTCTCGCGCCACGGGAGTTCTATGGAATAGCTCTGGTACTGGACTTCTGGAATGGTCAGCACACCGATTGTTCCCTGATCGGTGTAAGGACGGCGCAGAAGTGTGGCTTCAAGCGGTGGAAGTTTGCGCATCACTTAACCACCTTGTTGAAATGTTCCCAGATAGCGATTCCGATAAAACCGATCCCGCCAGTGGCCAACATTTTGAAAACCAGACACCAGAAAGCTCTGCGGCCTTCGAGCATCACACCCACAGCCTTGTGGTGATCCCGCATTTTCTCGATGCCTTTAGCGTGCTCACCATCACCGAGGTCACGGACCATGCCCATAAAATGGCCAACGGCTTTAGCCGCTTCCGGCTCCAGCTTGCAAACACCGTTACCGGTATTCTGCAAACCGATAGCTATGCCTTCAGCAACAGCAGCAGTAATTTCTTTCCGAAGTTCCGGATCAAGAACAGATTCACCCACAACAGACTCCCTAAGGGGGTGTCCATGCCTAGCCGACAGATACGGACACCCAGCGAGGTTATAAAGGCAAAAACAAAGCCTCCATACTTACGGGATTCTGTAACACGGGGTTTTGGGGTGAGGACGTGAGAGATCGCCACAGATCAGCAGAGATCAGTGGGGAGGGGGTTGACAGGGGTGTGGGAGTAATGGTGAATAATCTTTATTATTTTTAAATCAATAGGATCGCAATATGATATCAGAAAAAGA
Above is a genomic segment from Maridesulfovibrio sp. containing:
- a CDS encoding DUF5675 family protein, yielding MRKLPPLEATLLRRPYTDQGTIGVLTIPEVQYQSYSIELPWRENQTDISCVPVDTYLLFPRWSNHWNSFVYQFKDVPDRSAVQIHWGNVAGDKSLGFKSHSLGCVLLGSSVCEIWGQLAVGNSKRTFRKFLKATLGRNLLLDIREAHHG